From Leptospira venezuelensis, a single genomic window includes:
- a CDS encoding sulfurtransferase produces the protein MSHWSFLKTDLNEKQDLFIDCRSQAQYQESTLKGAYYFPFVKKAFASDPDSSKKLLGPIEEILALAKKEEKSRILVFDEGMGMFASRLVFLLRCAGFQNAYLIGQRWPVDGAKEKGSKELDIGPSSKVRKLEGVIDKAFLEKNLTRLQIFDTRTPEEYDGKLPRLTSPEPGSLCGRLPGAFLWDWRMLYDANGELVDKTFFNKKLRGFPFMPERTTVIYDYNGARSSLLAMMLKEVGYNDVNVYVGSWFEWRKSNLPKQAANIYGQTGAGASAPRVGGTDRKS, from the coding sequence TTGTCTCACTGGAGTTTTCTTAAAACCGACCTGAACGAAAAACAGGACTTATTCATCGATTGTCGCTCCCAAGCACAATATCAGGAATCCACCTTAAAGGGTGCGTATTATTTTCCATTCGTCAAAAAGGCATTTGCTTCTGATCCGGACTCTTCCAAAAAATTATTGGGTCCGATCGAAGAGATACTTGCTCTCGCTAAAAAAGAAGAGAAGTCTAGGATCTTGGTTTTCGACGAGGGAATGGGAATGTTTGCATCCAGACTCGTCTTCCTTTTGAGATGCGCAGGTTTTCAAAACGCGTATTTGATCGGACAACGTTGGCCTGTAGATGGCGCAAAAGAAAAAGGCTCCAAAGAATTAGATATAGGTCCTTCTTCCAAAGTGCGCAAACTGGAGGGAGTGATAGACAAAGCTTTTTTAGAAAAGAACTTAACTAGACTCCAAATTTTCGATACTCGCACACCGGAAGAATATGATGGAAAACTTCCTCGTTTGACTTCACCTGAACCAGGAAGTCTTTGCGGAAGATTGCCAGGCGCATTCCTTTGGGATTGGAGAATGTTGTATGACGCGAACGGCGAACTCGTGGACAAAACCTTCTTCAATAAAAAGTTAAGAGGTTTCCCTTTCATGCCGGAAAGGACCACTGTTATCTATGATTATAACGGAGCAAGATCCTCCTTGCTCGCAATGATGCTCAAAGAAGTAGGATACAACGACGTGAATGTTTATGTTGGTTCTTGGTTTGAGTGGAGAAAATCCAATCTACCGAAACAAGCTGCGAATATTTACGGACAGACTGGGGCAGGAGCTTCTGCACCAAGAGTCGGTGGAACTGATAGAAAAAGTTAA
- a CDS encoding S1C family serine protease — protein MNKFWILRAGLILIFSFPVLSQTNGNSDLKTLLNGVVIVRSDIYPDASDPLEFGDQDLSRDVGSGFIIAGNRILTNAHVISESKYLKVKRFNSSKYYNAKVEFIGFDCDLALISVEDEEFFAAVEPLEIAEESPSLGSNLLMLGYPEGAENLTLENGLVNRVERLRYSFTGLDYRKVIRVGANILPGYSGGPAIQNGKVAGIIFEVSQIQGNTAYLIPPEVVQHFLKDIQDGQYDGFPFVGFTFQNGNSESVKKYLRVPQNLQGVLVNKVYPNSSFSDVLQTDDFLYKVDEAYLNNEGGLLEFTGRTIVDLIEPGFVGQKLNLYFYRNGKNFKIQAELKKTDSLELYRDRQIRSFLGAGLLFQPVNRALFGKESQRVETALRYHYSYFIQDDLFKFTERDLILTTLFPDPLNSKYLNYRFKILESINGKTPANISEFKDYWKKFSNGTLVLKFRGVGLPLVLDAKTVRTIDLRVRKRFDIKSDESKEGK, from the coding sequence ATGAATAAGTTTTGGATACTTCGCGCAGGATTGATCCTAATTTTTAGTTTTCCTGTTCTTTCTCAAACAAACGGAAACTCGGATCTGAAAACATTATTGAACGGGGTAGTAATCGTCAGAAGTGATATTTATCCAGATGCAAGCGATCCTTTGGAATTCGGGGACCAAGATCTTTCCAGGGATGTAGGTTCAGGTTTCATTATTGCAGGAAATAGAATATTAACAAATGCTCATGTAATCTCAGAATCCAAGTATCTGAAGGTAAAACGTTTCAATAGTAGTAAGTATTATAATGCTAAAGTGGAATTTATTGGTTTCGACTGCGATTTAGCATTGATCTCGGTAGAAGACGAGGAATTTTTTGCCGCTGTAGAACCTCTGGAAATCGCAGAAGAATCCCCTTCTCTAGGTAGTAATCTTTTAATGTTAGGATATCCAGAAGGTGCAGAAAATCTCACTTTAGAGAATGGACTCGTCAATCGTGTGGAAAGATTGAGATACTCTTTTACGGGATTAGATTATAGAAAAGTAATCCGTGTGGGTGCAAATATTCTCCCGGGATATTCGGGCGGTCCTGCTATCCAAAACGGAAAAGTAGCAGGGATCATCTTCGAAGTTAGCCAAATCCAAGGAAATACCGCTTATCTAATCCCGCCAGAAGTAGTGCAACATTTCTTAAAAGATATACAAGACGGGCAATACGATGGTTTTCCATTCGTAGGTTTTACTTTCCAAAATGGAAATTCAGAATCTGTGAAAAAGTATTTAAGAGTTCCTCAAAACTTGCAAGGTGTGCTTGTAAATAAGGTATATCCGAATTCTTCATTCTCGGACGTTTTGCAAACGGATGATTTTTTATATAAAGTAGATGAAGCCTATCTGAATAACGAAGGTGGCCTTTTAGAATTTACAGGGAGAACAATCGTAGACCTGATTGAACCTGGTTTTGTAGGCCAAAAACTGAATCTGTATTTTTACAGAAACGGCAAAAACTTCAAGATCCAGGCTGAGTTAAAAAAGACAGATTCACTTGAATTGTATCGAGATCGCCAGATCAGAAGTTTCCTAGGTGCAGGACTATTATTCCAACCTGTGAATCGTGCATTATTTGGGAAAGAAAGCCAAAGAGTGGAAACCGCTCTCAGATACCATTACAGTTATTTCATACAAGACGATCTTTTCAAATTTACAGAAAGAGATCTGATCTTAACTACTTTATTTCCGGATCCTCTTAACTCTAAATATCTAAATTATCGTTTTAAAATATTAGAATCCATTAATGGGAAGACTCCTGCCAATATCTCTGAGTTTAAGGATTATTGGAAAAAATTCTCCAATGGAACCTTAGTTTTAAAATTCAGGGGTGTCGGACTTCCTTTGGTTCTGGACGCTAAAACAGTCAGGACAATAGACTTAAGAGTTAGAAAAAGATTCGATATTAAGTCGGACGAATCCAAGGAGGGAAAATGA
- a CDS encoding LIC11113 family protein, with translation MFFSVFIPDSGSFAEEPPPKKANSRIGDFAEKEFQEGFRKYTKEKDARPLKEWFKQHGTVHIGECKFRSSPEMEELQVLSLDCPGKKLNGFFYSGEERLRSPEKIDSFRVKGPVKLGKTVYWELEFSEENLKAASSKPTPGGKSNPETKLVDKASTVNFGLQYFLSIAKHPIDRPTPKGKEIFFDSSCPLLYLGKDADFYWDKSLYYSFQASCLPDSPYSWIRIKADLSGNVLVDNQPTEELQEGARYLAKLKLESVEKDKIVWSDAELFHE, from the coding sequence TTGTTTTTTTCCGTTTTTATTCCGGATTCTGGAAGTTTCGCGGAAGAACCTCCCCCTAAAAAAGCTAATTCCAGGATTGGAGATTTTGCTGAGAAAGAATTTCAAGAAGGCTTCCGAAAATATACCAAAGAGAAAGATGCAAGACCCTTGAAAGAATGGTTCAAACAACATGGAACCGTTCATATTGGTGAGTGTAAGTTCAGATCTAGTCCTGAAATGGAAGAATTACAGGTTCTTTCTTTGGATTGTCCCGGAAAAAAACTAAACGGTTTCTTTTATTCAGGAGAAGAAAGATTACGTTCTCCTGAAAAAATAGATTCTTTCAGAGTAAAAGGTCCTGTTAAATTAGGAAAAACAGTTTATTGGGAACTAGAATTTTCTGAAGAGAATTTAAAAGCAGCGAGTTCCAAACCTACGCCCGGTGGTAAATCCAATCCGGAAACTAAATTAGTGGATAAGGCCTCCACTGTGAATTTTGGTCTGCAATATTTCTTAAGCATCGCAAAACATCCTATTGATCGCCCCACTCCTAAAGGAAAAGAGATCTTTTTTGATTCCTCCTGCCCTCTTCTTTACTTGGGCAAGGATGCAGATTTTTATTGGGACAAGTCTTTGTATTATTCTTTCCAGGCCAGCTGTTTACCAGATTCTCCATATTCCTGGATCCGAATCAAAGCAGATCTGAGCGGAAATGTTTTAGTAGATAACCAACCAACGGAAGAACTCCAAGAAGGAGCACGTTACCTGGCAAAATTGAAATTAGAATCAGTAGAAAAGGATAAAATTGTATGGTCCGACGCGGAGTTGTTTCATGAATAA